A stretch of Plutella xylostella chromosome 10, ilPluXylo3.1, whole genome shotgun sequence DNA encodes these proteins:
- the LOC105396740 gene encoding 60S ribosomal protein L10 → MGRRPARCYRYCKNKPYPKSRFCRGVPDPKIRIFDLGKKKAAVDDFPLCVHLVSDEYEQLSSEALEAGRICCNKYLVKNCGKDQFHIRMRLHPFHVIRINKMLSCAGADRLQTGMRGAFGKPQGTVARVNIGQPIMSVRSSDRWKANVIEALRRAKFKFPGRQKIYVSKRWGFTKYDRDEYEKLRDDNRLAQDGCNVKYRPEHGPLDAWKKVQNELFAM, encoded by the exons ATGGGGCGCCGACCCGCTAGATG TTATCGTTACTGTAAGAACAAACCGTACCCCAAGTCGCGGTTCTGTCGGGGTGTGCCTGACCCCAAGATCCGTATCTTCGACTTGGGTAAGAAGAAGGCGGCAGTGGATGACTTCCCGCTATGCGTGCACCTGGTGTCGGACGAGTACGAGCAGCTGAGCTCGGAGGCGCTGGAGGCGGGCCGCATCTGCTGCAACAAATACCTGGTGAAGAACTGCGGCAAGGACCAGTTCCACATCCGCATGAGGCTGCACCCCTTCCACGTCATCCGCATCAACAAGATGTTGTCGTGTGCTGGAGCTGATAG GCTCCAGACTGGGATGCGTGGTGCGTTCGGCAAGCCGCAAGGCACCGTGGCCCGCGTGAACATTGGACAGCCCATCATGTCCGTGCGCTCCAGTGACCGCTGGAAGGCGAATGTGATCGAGGCTCTGCGTCGTGCCAAGTTCAAGTTCCCCGGCCGTCAGAAG ATCTACGTGTCCAAGCGCTGGGGCTTCACGAAGTACGACCGCGACGAGTACGAGAAGCTGCGCGACGACAACCGCCTCGCGCAGGACGGCTGCAACGTGAAGTACCGCCCCGAGCACGGCCCGCTCGACGCCTGGAAGAAGGTGCAGAACGAGCTGTTCGCCATGTAG
- the LOC105392161 gene encoding DNA polymerase eta isoform X1 yields MDMENRVVVLIDMDCFYCQVEEKLNPDLAGKPIAVVQYNPWMGGGIIAVNYVARAQGVTRGMRGDDARKKCPDIELPSVPCQRGKADITKYREAGKDVAKVLQKFTTLLERASIDEAYLDITAPVLERLKTADISSVTSDAMPNTFALGYDNLDQFISDVHNYGSDSIDFDHDNAKMLLVGAAIVSEIRAAVYAETGYRCSAGIAHNKILAKLVCGMNKPNKQTVLPKHSVNILYKTLGVKKVKHLGGKFGDAVCEILRITKMAELQRFTEKELQSKFDEKNGTWLYNIARGIDLEPVTARFNPKSIGCCKQFKGKAALVQLESLKKWLKDLGDEIEDRLEKDALENNRTPKQMVVSFSTQLPDGRDTSSSRSYNFTNEDELCGEMFSSKALELVMDSVEGVKPKDGEHDRRLQMPIKFLGISVGKFEDNSESKKTRNIMDFFSAGTSKDTASNKENTKLNSNSKEVKLSKDKKKTDKEYIMQKFFQTTSKPNETVAIQNLDPTVKIKVEKKSPETRPSRPVIETSLDKQESFFAKLLTKGVADTSTKSPIKRLVNESEDLKRATTPVCQVTECGDNSNDTDYSSSTINNEINKSIALFEEDLEDIARVSNMRTLLNSTKEDIITEVDAEKAPLAQIDQPSTSKLRTPSPKNEIETFDCPECRKTIPMISFETHADYHLALKLRDEERKEIRKEREQKSAQAQLVKKNTEVEVKEEPKVETNISIASFFTKFDNTLPMKVCTECGKKILIEKFPEHLDFHEAQKLSRQLNRKPIVNNFASNSVKRKRKSTSPVKKSKMPCKTIDTFFKS; encoded by the exons ATGGATATGGAAAATCGTGTGGTTGTTTTGATTGATATGGACTGTTTTTACTGCCAAGTGGAAGAGAAACTGAACCCCGATCTTGCTGGAAAGCCCATCGCTGTGGTCCAATACAACCCCTGGATGGGTGGAGG TATTATAGCCGTGAATTATGTAGCCAGAGCCCAGGGGGTGACGAGGGGCATGCGAGGAGATGACGCGAGGAAGAAATGTCCCGACATAGAGCTGCCATCGGTGCCATGTCAAAGGGGAAAAGCTGATATTACAAA GTACAGGGAAGCAGGAAAGGATGTGGCAAAAGTCCTACAAAAGTTTACAACTTTACTAGAGAGAGCTTCCATTGATGAAGCTTATTTAGACATTACAGCACCG GTGCTGGAAAGGTTAAAAACAGCAGATATAAGTAGTGTAACAAGTGATGCAATGCCCAATACATTTGCCCTCGGATATGACAACCTTGACCAGTTTATATCTGATGTGCACAACTATGGCAGCGACAGCATCGACTTTGACCATGACAATGCCAAGATGCTACTGGTGGGGGCTGCTATTGTCAGTGAAATACGAGCTGCAGTTTATGCAGAGActg GCTACCGGTGTTCAGCGGGGATTGCACACAACAAGATCTTGGCGAAGCTGGTCTGTGGCATGAACAAGCCCAACAAGCAGACCGTGCTGCCCAAACACTCTGTTAACATTCTCTACAA aacTTTAGGAGTTAAGAAGGTAAAGCATTTAGGAGGGAAGTTTGGCGACGCTGTCTGCGAAATTCTAAGGATCACCAAAATGGCAGAACTGCAGAGGTTCACAGAAAAGGAATTGCAATCTAAGTTTGACGAAAAAAATGG CACTTGGTTATACAACATAGCGCGCGGCATCGACCTGGAGCCAGTGACAGCCAGATTCAACCCCAAGAGCATCGGCTGCTGCAAGCAGTTCAAAGGCAAAGCGGCACTCGTACAGCTGGAGAGCCTGAAGAAATGGCTGAAAGACCTGGGAGACGAGATAGAAGATAGACTAGAAAAGGATGCCCTAGAGAACAATAGGACGCCTAAACAGATGGTGGTCAGTTTCTCAACCCAACTGCCTGATGGAAGGGATACTAGCAGCTCCAGGTCTTATAACTTTACTAATGAAGATGAACTGTGCGGGGAAATGTTCTCAAGCAAAGCTCTGGAATTGGTTATGGACAGTGTTGAAGGTGTTAAACCTAAAG ATGGTGAACACGACAGAAGACTACAGATGCCCATAAAATTTCTTGGTATAAGTGTGGGAAAGTTTGAAGATAACAGTGAAAGTAAGAAGACAAGAAACATTATGGACTTCTTTAGTGCTGGGACATCGAAAGACACTGCCAGTAATAAAGAGAACACGAAACTGAATAGTAATTCCAAAGAAGTGAAATTAAGCAAAGACAAGAAGAAAACCGATAAAGAATACATTATGCAGAAGTTCTTTCAAACCACTAGTAAACCAAATGAAACAGTAGCTATTCAAAATCTAGATCCTACAGTGAAAATCAAAGTAGAAAAGAAATCCCCTGAAACTCGACCTAGCCGTCCTGTGATAGAAACTAGTTTAGACAAACAAGAATCTTTCTTTGCCAAATTGCTAACAAAAGGTGTAGCTGATACAAGCACTAAAAGCCCAATAAAGAGACTAGTAAATGAAAGTGAAGATTTAAAACGAGCTACCACGCCAGTCTGCCAAGTTACTGAGTGTGGGGACAATAGCAATGACACAGATTATTCTAGTTCTACCATTAATAACGAAATTAACAAAAGCATTGCGTTATTTGAAGAGGACCTAGAAGACATCGCACGGGTTAGTAATATGAGAACACTTCTCAATTCTACTAAAGAAGATATTATTACTGAGGTAGATGCAGAAAAGGCACCACTTGCTCAAATTGACCAACCCTCAACCTCCAAACTTCGCACTCCATCCCCCAAAAATGAGATAGAAACATTTGACTGTCCAGAATGCAGAAAGACTATACCAATGATATCATTTGAAACTCATGCAGACTACCACCTGGCTCTAAAACTGAGAGATGAAGAGAGAAAGGAGATAAGGAAAGAAAGAGAACAGAAGTCTGCGCAGGCGCAGCttgtaaagaaaaatacagaagTTGAAGTTAAAGAGGAGCCGAAAGTAGAAACAAATATCTCAATAGCgagtttttttactaaatttgACAACACACTTCCAATGAAAGTTTGTACAGAATGTGGGAAGAAAATACTAATAGAAAAGTTTCCAGAACATTTAGATTTTCATGAAGCTCAGAAATTGAGTAGGCAACTAAATAGAAAGCCAATAGTTAATAACTTCGCTAGCAATAGTGTTAAGAGGAAGAGAAAATCAACGTCGCCGGTGAAGAAATCTAAGATGCCTTGCAAGACAATAGATACGTTTTTCAAAAGCTAA
- the LOC105392161 gene encoding DNA polymerase eta isoform X2 → MDMENRVVVLIDMDCFYCQVEEKLNPDLAGKPIAVVQYNPWMGGGYREAGKDVAKVLQKFTTLLERASIDEAYLDITAPVLERLKTADISSVTSDAMPNTFALGYDNLDQFISDVHNYGSDSIDFDHDNAKMLLVGAAIVSEIRAAVYAETGYRCSAGIAHNKILAKLVCGMNKPNKQTVLPKHSVNILYKTLGVKKVKHLGGKFGDAVCEILRITKMAELQRFTEKELQSKFDEKNGTWLYNIARGIDLEPVTARFNPKSIGCCKQFKGKAALVQLESLKKWLKDLGDEIEDRLEKDALENNRTPKQMVVSFSTQLPDGRDTSSSRSYNFTNEDELCGEMFSSKALELVMDSVEGVKPKDGEHDRRLQMPIKFLGISVGKFEDNSESKKTRNIMDFFSAGTSKDTASNKENTKLNSNSKEVKLSKDKKKTDKEYIMQKFFQTTSKPNETVAIQNLDPTVKIKVEKKSPETRPSRPVIETSLDKQESFFAKLLTKGVADTSTKSPIKRLVNESEDLKRATTPVCQVTECGDNSNDTDYSSSTINNEINKSIALFEEDLEDIARVSNMRTLLNSTKEDIITEVDAEKAPLAQIDQPSTSKLRTPSPKNEIETFDCPECRKTIPMISFETHADYHLALKLRDEERKEIRKEREQKSAQAQLVKKNTEVEVKEEPKVETNISIASFFTKFDNTLPMKVCTECGKKILIEKFPEHLDFHEAQKLSRQLNRKPIVNNFASNSVKRKRKSTSPVKKSKMPCKTIDTFFKS, encoded by the exons ATGGATATGGAAAATCGTGTGGTTGTTTTGATTGATATGGACTGTTTTTACTGCCAAGTGGAAGAGAAACTGAACCCCGATCTTGCTGGAAAGCCCATCGCTGTGGTCCAATACAACCCCTGGATGGGTGGAGG GTACAGGGAAGCAGGAAAGGATGTGGCAAAAGTCCTACAAAAGTTTACAACTTTACTAGAGAGAGCTTCCATTGATGAAGCTTATTTAGACATTACAGCACCG GTGCTGGAAAGGTTAAAAACAGCAGATATAAGTAGTGTAACAAGTGATGCAATGCCCAATACATTTGCCCTCGGATATGACAACCTTGACCAGTTTATATCTGATGTGCACAACTATGGCAGCGACAGCATCGACTTTGACCATGACAATGCCAAGATGCTACTGGTGGGGGCTGCTATTGTCAGTGAAATACGAGCTGCAGTTTATGCAGAGActg GCTACCGGTGTTCAGCGGGGATTGCACACAACAAGATCTTGGCGAAGCTGGTCTGTGGCATGAACAAGCCCAACAAGCAGACCGTGCTGCCCAAACACTCTGTTAACATTCTCTACAA aacTTTAGGAGTTAAGAAGGTAAAGCATTTAGGAGGGAAGTTTGGCGACGCTGTCTGCGAAATTCTAAGGATCACCAAAATGGCAGAACTGCAGAGGTTCACAGAAAAGGAATTGCAATCTAAGTTTGACGAAAAAAATGG CACTTGGTTATACAACATAGCGCGCGGCATCGACCTGGAGCCAGTGACAGCCAGATTCAACCCCAAGAGCATCGGCTGCTGCAAGCAGTTCAAAGGCAAAGCGGCACTCGTACAGCTGGAGAGCCTGAAGAAATGGCTGAAAGACCTGGGAGACGAGATAGAAGATAGACTAGAAAAGGATGCCCTAGAGAACAATAGGACGCCTAAACAGATGGTGGTCAGTTTCTCAACCCAACTGCCTGATGGAAGGGATACTAGCAGCTCCAGGTCTTATAACTTTACTAATGAAGATGAACTGTGCGGGGAAATGTTCTCAAGCAAAGCTCTGGAATTGGTTATGGACAGTGTTGAAGGTGTTAAACCTAAAG ATGGTGAACACGACAGAAGACTACAGATGCCCATAAAATTTCTTGGTATAAGTGTGGGAAAGTTTGAAGATAACAGTGAAAGTAAGAAGACAAGAAACATTATGGACTTCTTTAGTGCTGGGACATCGAAAGACACTGCCAGTAATAAAGAGAACACGAAACTGAATAGTAATTCCAAAGAAGTGAAATTAAGCAAAGACAAGAAGAAAACCGATAAAGAATACATTATGCAGAAGTTCTTTCAAACCACTAGTAAACCAAATGAAACAGTAGCTATTCAAAATCTAGATCCTACAGTGAAAATCAAAGTAGAAAAGAAATCCCCTGAAACTCGACCTAGCCGTCCTGTGATAGAAACTAGTTTAGACAAACAAGAATCTTTCTTTGCCAAATTGCTAACAAAAGGTGTAGCTGATACAAGCACTAAAAGCCCAATAAAGAGACTAGTAAATGAAAGTGAAGATTTAAAACGAGCTACCACGCCAGTCTGCCAAGTTACTGAGTGTGGGGACAATAGCAATGACACAGATTATTCTAGTTCTACCATTAATAACGAAATTAACAAAAGCATTGCGTTATTTGAAGAGGACCTAGAAGACATCGCACGGGTTAGTAATATGAGAACACTTCTCAATTCTACTAAAGAAGATATTATTACTGAGGTAGATGCAGAAAAGGCACCACTTGCTCAAATTGACCAACCCTCAACCTCCAAACTTCGCACTCCATCCCCCAAAAATGAGATAGAAACATTTGACTGTCCAGAATGCAGAAAGACTATACCAATGATATCATTTGAAACTCATGCAGACTACCACCTGGCTCTAAAACTGAGAGATGAAGAGAGAAAGGAGATAAGGAAAGAAAGAGAACAGAAGTCTGCGCAGGCGCAGCttgtaaagaaaaatacagaagTTGAAGTTAAAGAGGAGCCGAAAGTAGAAACAAATATCTCAATAGCgagtttttttactaaatttgACAACACACTTCCAATGAAAGTTTGTACAGAATGTGGGAAGAAAATACTAATAGAAAAGTTTCCAGAACATTTAGATTTTCATGAAGCTCAGAAATTGAGTAGGCAACTAAATAGAAAGCCAATAGTTAATAACTTCGCTAGCAATAGTGTTAAGAGGAAGAGAAAATCAACGTCGCCGGTGAAGAAATCTAAGATGCCTTGCAAGACAATAGATACGTTTTTCAAAAGCTAA
- the LOC105392162 gene encoding fidgetin-like protein 1 translates to MFETEQFDGVVPEDTNDDDISTINKSSLQQYKISLQSSSNIASHILLNDAWCKHSEVFNDKSVDHITNSINFLLQNRKNDKVQLWKSSPSSFQNAEAIFEKSLPSCPNCIPNSECSGLDTFLSNSCKCNLGLKSDNRHTEKTQFVKTLNYNDNSNEGKSSDEQRSGLFKPRFGKTRPKGLNTAKAQPNTAQDIDMNKMEEEYKEEKSRVAKISFKTAKEAFLASNPAARRTLGATRKAQNKFVSPMIGAQEKQEAPETFTSGDERLKHIDPKMIELIESEIIDKGTPIMWDDIAGLQLAKSVIQEAVVWPLLRPDIFTGLRRPPKGILLFGPPGTGKTLIGKCVAAQCHATFFSISASSLTSKWIGDGEKMVRALFAVATCHQPAVIFIDEIDSLLSARSDSEHEATRRIKTEFLVQFDGAATGEEDRLLIIGATNRPQELDEAARRRLVKRLYIPLPEADARKQIIANLLRNENNDLTEQQIEHIAQLTQGYSGADMRSLCSEAAMGPVRSVPLSQIVSIQRDKVRPVCAQDFINALQRVRPSVSQDDLGQYVKWNQTYGQGF, encoded by the exons ATGTTTGAAACAGAACAGTTTGACGGTGTTGTCCCGGAAGATACAAATGATGATGACATATCTACTATCAATAAATCATCACTGCAGCAATACAAAATATCTTTACAGAG ttcTTCAAACATAGCGTCACATATTCTGCTCAACGATGCATGGTGTAAACACAGTGAGGTATTCAATGATAAATCTGTTGATCACATCACCAACTCTATAAACTTTCTTCTCCAAAACAGAAAAAATGATAAAGTGCAGCTGTGGAAAAGCTCACCCAG CTCATTCCAAAATGCAGAGGCTATATTTGAGAAATCCTTACCCTCTTGTCCTAATTGTATACCTAACTCAGAATGCTCCGGACTAGACACATTCCTGTCAAACTCATGCAAATGTAACTTGGGGTTAAAATCTGATAATAGACACACAGAAAAGACACAATTTGTTAAAACCCTCAACTACAATGATAATTCAAATGAAGGAAAGTCTTCGGATGAACAGAGAAGTGGTCTTTTTAAACCTAGATTTGGTAAAACACGACCAAAAGGCCTAAACACAGCCAAGGCTCAACCAAACACTGCTCAAGACATTGATATGAATAAAATGGAAGAAGAATATAAAGAGGAGAAAAGTAGAGTTGcaaaaatttcattcaaaactGCTAAAGAAGCCTTTTTAGCTTCAAATCCAGCTGCCAGGAGAACCCTAGGAGCTACGAGGAAAGCTCAGAACAAGTTTGTCTCTCCTATGATTGGTGCCCA GGAAAAGCAAGAGGCACCCGAAACCTTCACTTCTGGTGATGAAAGACTGAAACACATAGACCCCAAGATGATTGAGTTAATTGAAAGTGAAATCATAGACAAGGGGACTCCTATAA TGTGGGACGACATTGCTGGTCTGCAGCTGGCCAAGTCCGTGATCCAGGAGGCGGTGGTGTGGCCGCTGCTGCGACCGGACATCTTCACTGGATTGAGGAGACCACCTAAGGGCATCCTGCTGTTTGGACCACCAGGCACTGGGAAGACTTTGATAG GTAAATGCGTGGCGGCGCAGTGCCACGCGACGTTCTTCAGCATCTCGGCGTCGTCGCTGACGTCCAAGTGGATCGGCGACGGGGAGAAGATGGTGCGCGCGCTGTTCGCCGTCGCCACCTGCCACCAGCCCGCC GTGATATTCATAGACGAGATAGACTCGTTGCTGTCGGCGCGCAGCGACAGCGAGCACGAGGCCACGCGCCGCATCAAGACCGAGTTCCTCGTGCAGTTCGACGGCGCCGCCACCG GTGAAGAGGACCGCCTGCTGATCATCGGCGCCACCAACCGACCGCAGGAGCTGGAcgaggcggcgcggcgcaggcTCGTGAAGAGACTCTACATACCGCTGCCCGAGGCTGAT GCCAGAAAACAGATTATCGCCAACCTCCTACGCAACGAAAACAACGACCTCACGGAGCAGCAGATCGAGCACATCGCCCAGCTGACGCAGGGCTACTCCGGGGCCGACATGCGAAGCCTGTGCTCGGAGGCGGCCATGGGGCCCGTGCGCTCCGTGCCTCTGTCGCAGATTGTTAGCATACAGCGGGATAAG GTTCGTCCAGTTTGTGCTCAAGATTTCATAAATGCGCTGCAGCGGGTGCGGCCGAGCGTGTCCCAGGACGATCTCGGGCAATATGTCAAGTGGAACCAGACTTACGGACAaggattttaa